In the Leptospira fletcheri genome, CCGTTGCGGGAAGCCAGAGCTTTTCGGAGACGATCCTGAATAAGGAATAGGTCGTCACCAAGATATGTACAGGATACAGAAAGATGAAGGAAAAGACGATGAACCAGCGGTAATGACTGTAATCGAAATGGTAACTCGCCTTCACAAAAAACGACAGGATGAATACGACCCAAGAAAGAAAATAAAGTCTTACATAGCGATTCGGTTTTTTGACCAACTCCGCGTGTACTTTATAAAAATAGAAGGAAAGGATACCGAAGCCGCCGGCCAAAAGGAAGAATCTCTCTTCCGCTAGATCTTGGAAAAGCGGGATCAAAAGGAAAAGACAACTGAACAACCAGCCGAAAACGAAAATTCGGACAGACCGAACCGGAACTTCGAACAATCTCGCGAGATAGAAAAGATAGAGGAAGGCGGTCACCAGGAACAGGGTCAAAAACAGATAATAGGAATAGAAGCCGATCTTATTTTCCCATCCGAGCCAGGAATGTATGGACCTCACATGCAGGAAATAGAATCCGAAGAAGAGTATGACGATGTTCCCGGCGAATGAGAGAAAGACCCCGGTGCGAAATTTATTCCAATAATGGATATTCAATCCCAGTGCGAGCAGGGTTACCAGAAGGCCTCCCAGGAAGAGGGCCCGCTTCATAAGAATCCATTCTATAAAAGTTTGCTCGTCCAAAAGTGACAGGGGGAAATTGACGTACGTAAGTTCCTCGTACGCATCCAAATGAATGTAAAAAACCGTTCGTGATTTTGCCGGGAAGCGTACCCGGAAATTCGGTCGCGGGGCCACGATCTCGTTGTACAACAATCCCGAGTGATCCGTAATCTCCAGACTATGAAATCCTTCCTCGGAAACGTAACAGAGCTCCGCTTTAGGAACATTGATGGAAGAAAATACCAGTCTTCTATCCAAGGAAATGCCGGAATCGTTCCGGACCGTAAGTCGCAACCAGACTCCGTTGGAGGTCCTGCGGACCCTAAGAACGTCCTGGATCGGATTGAGATACCATTCCAGTCCTTCCATTCCTTTCAGATTTTCCGGACTACAGGACGTAAACTTACGATCCCGATGACGATACTCGACTTGAGAGCTGACGTTCCGATTTTGGGTCGATTCGTTGATATGAACCGTAGAATCAGTCTGCGCCCGGAGAGGGGAAACCGAGAAAAAGAGACAGAGGATTCCGAGAATATTCCTATACGATCCGATTGGTAAACGCCGCTTCTGCATGATACTTAAAAAATTACTTCTAAACGAACTATGATCACCGCTTTATCGTTTTCCATCTAGTTTTTCACCGGGATCAATAAAATTAAACGAATTCATTTCGGTTAGCAGAAAATAAAATTCGGAACAAAACAAAAGTTCAGCCTCTCGAAAGGTTTTGCGTCCAAGAACGAAATTCCCATAAAAACGGGAATCTGTCCAGAATTTGGAACTTTGGACGATCCAGCGCAAATCGAATGTTTCTCTCGAAAGTCCAATTTTCGGAATTCGGAACATCTTTGTCCTTTCGATCCGATCGACGCCTCCCGAAAACCGAACCTCACACCTCGAATCGAAAGCGCATTCGATCTCGCAAAAAGAAAACAATTCCGAAAATATATTCCAAATTCCATTTTTAGGAATTCCATTTTTCAGAATTTAGATCGATTTCAACGGAATCAAAAGTACGGAAAACTTCGAAAGAAATTCATTAGCTACACCTAATACACAAATATTCCTATTTCCGAATTTTGGAATACTTTTTCAACACTCGAAGGGAACCGAAATATATTTGCGATGGACGCAAGAAGGCCACAAAATAGCCTCTCCAAAAAATACACGAGTCAACGCAAACATCACCAAGATGCAAATTCTTGCGAGCGAATTTTCCCCACGGGTAGAAAACCGAAAATTTTCCACTCCGCCTTTCTATTGCTTTAATTATTCATTATTTACTTTTTTATAATATATAAATCGTAAATACGACGTAATCAACTCGTAACAACAATATACCATAAAAGACCTATCGGAACGAAATCTCAATGCGTGCATTTGATTCGTTTTTCGTTGCGAAATAAGCAAGGTCGGAAAATTAGATGAATAGATTCATCGGAAGGATATTGATAACCGCCATCCTTCTCTCAATGGCTGGAGCATTGTATTCGAAAGATTTATACGTGGATAAGGCCACTGGACAGGTTTATGTCAATCCTGGTCCGAATCGCGTAAAACTCCAAGACGATGCGCCCCAAGGCGAGAACGGCAATGGTGCTGCTGCTACTGGAGAAAAAGCGAATACCGGAGACAAACGGGATAGTGGTCAGAGCCAAGAGGAAAACTTTCTGAAAGGTTACGGCTTTACGGATATACCAAACCAATCCGCTCACCGTCCCAAGGATCCACAAAAGGAAAAACTGACGATCTACGGACGTCTGCAATTCCGCGGAATTTCCGGATCCGAAGACACGAACTTTAACAACGGTCACGACAACTTCCAAGCAGTCGACTGGAACGTTCGACGTCTGCGACTCGGAGCCATGTATGAAGGTTCCGATTGGTGGGGAGGCGTGGTGAACATCCGTTTGGAAAACTTA is a window encoding:
- a CDS encoding AraC family transcriptional regulator, whose product is MEGLEWYLNPIQDVLRVRRTSNGVWLRLTVRNDSGISLDRRLVFSSINVPKAELCYVSEEGFHSLEITDHSGLLYNEIVAPRPNFRVRFPAKSRTVFYIHLDAYEELTYVNFPLSLLDEQTFIEWILMKRALFLGGLLVTLLALGLNIHYWNKFRTGVFLSFAGNIVILFFGFYFLHVRSIHSWLGWENKIGFYSYYLFLTLFLVTAFLYLFYLARLFEVPVRSVRIFVFGWLFSCLFLLIPLFQDLAEERFFLLAGGFGILSFYFYKVHAELVKKPNRYVRLYFLSWVVFILSFFVKASYHFDYSHYRWFIVFSFIFLYPVHILVTTYSLFRIVSEKLWLPATGKSLIRKSKIGSIDINQTVAKLKELLEAEKIYLKHSLKEEHLAKELGIGSHQLSEIVRLEFKTTFPNLINSYRIQEAKRLLVEDPRMSTNEVRIKAGYSSKSAFHLEFKKATNTNPNAFRKEAIIGREKSRNREIPA